From a single Miscanthus floridulus cultivar M001 chromosome 8, ASM1932011v1, whole genome shotgun sequence genomic region:
- the LOC136469745 gene encoding uncharacterized protein has product MPLGQIDLPINFGDQFNYRTETLTFEVVGFLGTFHTILGRPCYAKFMAIPNYTYLKLKMLGPHGVITIGTSFQRAYECEVECCGHATTIVASGELTTLKEEVTEEAPNAKKSTGSFESVEGSKKVLVDPSSSKGKTVRIGTTLSSK; this is encoded by the coding sequence atgccactcgggcagatcgatctgcccattaaCTTTGGGGaccagttcaattataggactgaaaccctcaccttcgaggtggttgggttcctcgGAACCTTCCACACgatcctgggacgaccatgctacgcgaagttcatggccatccccaactacacatacctgaagctcaagatgctgggcccTCATggcgtcatcaccatcggcacctccttccagcgggcctacgagtgcgaggtcgaatgctgcggccacGCCACAACAATCGTCGCCTCTGGGGAACTCaccaccctcaaggaggaggtcaccgaagaagcgcccaACGCAAAGAAGTCGACCGGGTCGTTCGAGTCGGTCGAGGGCTCTAAAAAAGTCCTCGTGGATCCCAGCAGCTCCAAGGGCAAaacggtacgcattggtaccacactctcctctaaatag